CTTATTTATCAATGTATTAGCACTACCTCTCTTTCTGTCATGCTTAATGGATCTCcttgtgaagaatttcaacctaCAAGAGAGATCagacaaggtgatcctttgtCACCTTATTTATTCATTCTTGCAATGGAATTTTTTGTCTATACATCTCTCCAATGCACAACAGAATAACTCCATTAAAGGCATTAAAGTGGTTGCTGGTTCTCCATCCATTAATCATCTGCTCTTTTCAGATGACTGCTTGTTTTCACTCAAACAAATATTACGTCAGCTAATAATCTTTTGGATCTTCTTCACAACTTTAACACTCAGTCAGGTTAATTTATAAGCTTTAATAAGTCTTCCATACATTTCAGCAAGAAAACTAATCCTGAATTGGTTGATTCGATCACTCAGCTGATGGGTATCAAGCCTATGAGTTctaaagaaaaatatcttggttcTCCACTACTACTGGGTCATGCAAAGCAATAGGCTTTTAAATCTATTGAAAACAATTTCATGAGTAGATACTACACTTGGTCCTCTACTTCTCTTACTCAAGCTGGCAAGTCTACCATGATAAAACATGTTCTCAACTCAGTACCAATTTATCAAATGGGTACTTTTAAATTACCTACACAGCTCATCAACAAGTTAACCACTATACAAAGAAGGTTTTTATGGGGGCATAATTCTAATAGGGGCTCCAATCCAATATCTTGGCACAAAGTTTGTATAACTAAAAAATTAGGTGGTTTATCCTTTAGAGACCTTGAGAAGCTAAATTTGGCTCTTCTTACAAAGCTGGCATGGAGATTGTGTAATGAAAATGATGCTATCTGGACTAACATCATGGGAAGAAAATACTTTAAAAATGGAGATATTCTACACCAAAATTTGAAGGCTGGAAATGGCTCATATACTTGGAATGGAATTGTCAAAGGCATTCAGGTGGTAAAACAAAACTACTTCATGGAAGTTAATAATGGTAAAAGAACCAAAATCTGGTTAGATAGATGGATTCCAAGCATGATTTCTCCTCCTGTTCCAATCAATGATTTCTTCAGATTTTATCAGAATGCTGAAGAGGTTATACTTCCTGAAACTGATATATGGAATGCTGATTTGCTctacaaactctttgatatctaTAATATTCAGAAAATTCTATGTATTTTTCTTGATACTTCAAAAAAGATACAATGCTTTGGATGCCATCTAGAgatggttagttttttttttttgaaaagtacATACACGCAACTTACAATGACTACTTCAGTTGTTCAGGATAATAACAGAGATATTCAAAACAAAGTCTGGAGATCACTGTGGAAAACAAGTACTGCTCACAGAATTAAACCTTTTGCCTGGAAATGCATCGAAGATCTGCATAATACCAGATATAAGTTATCCATCTACAATGAGCACATTTCTCTTCATTGTGCCATCTGCGAAGGGAGTGAAGAAACCATAGAACATCTGATCTTTGAATGTGATCATGCCAAGAAAATCTGGAGGCTTTCAAGTGTGGATATTGAAATAATTCACAGTattcattatattgtatctgaatggGTAGAAAGTTGGTtcttagatgaaatcatatataAAGATAAAACTAAGCTTTATACTCTGATGGTAACCACTTAGGTTATTTGGAAGGACAGGTGTGATGCAGTTTTTCAGGGAGTATCTCTCAACCCTGTTAGCTCCATGCATAAAATAATTTATCATCTGCATTCTAAATTACATGAACCTTTAAGCAATAACATTAATCTGAATGTCAGTTTAAACTCTCAATGGAAATCACCTTTACATGATATTTTTAAGTTTAATGTTAATGCCTCTTTCTGTCATAATACTAAAACACTTGGAACTGGTGTTGTATTGCGCACAGGTGCAGGAAGCTGTGAAGGAATCAAAGGAAGCTTCTCAAATGGAGTTCTGAGTCCAGAAGATGGAGAGTGCATGGCCATACGTGAAGCTTTAACATGGGCAAAGGATATGAAGATTTTCAAGATTCACATAGAGGCTGATGCACAACTAGTTATCCAGTCCATTATAGATGAGGTTCTTCTCATACAATGGGAGAATAGAAACATCTTAAGAGAAATAAAACAGTTGAGTTTAAGTTTTCAGCAttgtaatttttcttatgttaGCAGGAGAGATAATCAGGTCGCAGATGCAGTTGCTAAATCCGTTAGAAGCACTGCCATAAACATCAATCTCTCTAATAATTTTCCCTCTGATTTTTGTAGTCTCATGGAAAGAGACAATCATTCTCAAGTCAGTTAATACAAGCATTTACTTTATCAAAAAAAAGTGGgtcataatttttattaaaaaataaataaaagccaaGACTTTATCATCTTTTACTAAAAAACGGtcataatttttaataaaaaataattacctCTTTTTAAAAGGAGAAACTTATTTATTGGCTGTCAAGATGTTACATGGTTTAGGAATGTGGCATTCTTAGTCTTTATAATCGGGTAAATAAACGTATGCTCCCTCCGTCCCaatattagatgacctagttcaagtttgcacaattcttaaggcaaggaaTGAAAGGTAGTATTTTCTACAATTATACCCTTTTGACAATAATTTGTAAAACTTAGaattgatttatctctcaaactataccatggATTTTCGTGAACTTTGtatcgttgaaaagcattttaaaacacctacgtaaagaatataaatatggatatcaaattatacatatttcttatactacctataatcaatcaaaaggataattttagaaacatCCCCTTGTTTAACGAAATAAGTCAACTAATAGTGGGGCAAAAATTTTAAACtaagtaggtcatctaatagtgggacggaggaagTAGGAAATGTTATATGGTCCTCGAAAAAATATATTAATTGAGTTAGTTTGGTTCTATTGACCTAGTCAACTGTCTAGTTGGTCATTTTCTTAaatatatattattgtttggtcctaaatATTAATTTTTGGTCCTAAGATGGACAACTCCCATGTGAGATGACGTCATCAATGATTTCGTAATCTTTAAATAGTGTCAAAAATAATCATTTTTCTCTTTGTTCTCTcttaataaaattaaataaacaaaaaaaacttcAAACTGAAATATCTTTTGaatatgtccaaaaatgataaattttttaGATTCGGAAAGCCCTCGACGATAACTTTCCAACAAGTACCATTATTGCTATGTTTCAGAGCTTCTAATTTTTACCTTATCTTTTAGCTAAAATTAACAACAAAACGAATTATTGTGCGAgttcattttatattaatatAATTTTACAATAAATTGAATTATTACAAAATGCGTTTTCTTTCCCATCTCCCCAAATTATTACTCTCCTTTTCCCCACCAGAAAAATGATAAAGGAAACAAATTTTCTTCCTTTTCGCTCTGCTCCGTCATGCTGAAGTAAGCAaaatttcttatgagaatttctctcaggggtgtaaataatacccgaaaatactcggcttTCCTGTACCCGTCCGAGTCatcctgtacccgaagtagcccaaagcctgttatggcccgtcatgggccaTCCAGCCtagcctggattaatttattgggcggtctcaggctttgcaattaattatgatgtccggcctgatacccggcctggtgcccgacctgaaagccttctatgtgtcattaatcatttaatatcctcttaaaaagacttaaaagttaccattttataattgtcaattttgtgtcaagaaaaataaaatatatagttgtttttacttataattagccttttcaaaacattaacagtaataaattttcttattgaaagtttattgtactctaattaattatttattataggctaaaataaaaatttgtcattgtaatttaaatataaaataatactatcacttacggtatgcaatgttaaaaaggatattgtattaaaaataaatacatttaataccattcatttgaaaatttaaacttaaaaaaaatcaaaatagtgccatgtccggcccgatctggcccgcccgtataaaaagcgggctttgggcggtctttaggtagcaaattatctacttttatCCGGTCTGCCcgacctgaatttgtttacgggctcacaaatattaagcctggcctgcccgaatttacacccttAATTTCTCCTGATTGTTTCTCAACGTCCCATCTTAAGAATTTTTTATAATAGCAATCCAAAAAAGGAACAAATCAAAATCCATTGTCACAGGGTTAGAtctcgtgctgataacgtgttgcagTGGATAATAGGGGAAGATGATGAGGCAGAGAAAAGTTTCTATTGATCAGCATCATCAGGTTACTTGAAACAACATCCTATATATACATGTAGAAAGAAAACCCTAGATACTATATTGGACCGCAGATCCATGGACTACAAGCCCTACAACAAAAAAGAATCCATTTTTCACCTCCCTTAAGGGTGTGCAACAGACTGaaggttgcggattaggggtcacccggcCGTCAAAGTtacggatttggaaaattgaaccgtgacccGTCCAATCACCCGTGAATTTGACCTCTGCGGATCTGCGAATTGTACTagccggatgcggattaaccgcagatttaataaaagaaaaaaaaatcatcaccgATCTGTCATATTGTAGAATTGCTTTGATATTCGAGACTTCAGGCATCAGAGTATAAAACCCCAGTCTACCCAAGTTGGTTGCTCCACCAGCATGCATTCACTCTCACCGGAACTTCCATTAAACCTACAGTTTCAAAATTTTGGTCTTAGAAGGGAGTTCCAGGGGTTTTGTTTCTCACTGCTGAGGTGTTGCATATGAGTAGACCATTAATTTATGTTTTGTTTATGAGGAAGTATGGAGTTCGGTCATGGTTACCTTGGTTTCTTGCTCTCTCTGTGGACATGACTGGAATGAGCATACTGTCTCATGTTAGACATTTTTGACTCAGTAGATATGGAGGAAGTTCTTCTCTTTCAGCATAGGAAAAGGATAAGGATGAGGTGACTATTTTTAGCTTCTTACTTTGTTCGAGACCTTTCCTCTGAGCAGTTGTCATGAATTCGTGATATGTAATTTCCTGTCCCGTTCATACATGTACAGCGATAAACAAGATTATATATTAAACCGAACCTTCCAATATTATCCTTAATAACTTTATGAAATTCCTTCACTACCCTACGGTGCGGATAAATCCGCGGATTTACAAAACCAAgcgcaaccaaaccgctaaaccttgcAGATTTGAGAATTCACCCGTAACCGGCCCATAGACTCTTGCGGATTGGATTTCACCCGTAATtttacggacggttgcggatgaaatccgcggttccggattGTATGCACACCCCTAACCCCTcctaaagaacgattttttgggcactagCCCATTTTGGTGGGGGACTACTAAATGATAAAATATCTACCCTATAGTTacaaggggtgtcctaaaatgtggaaatgactaacctatccttaacctatgTATATAActacctcctcccatcaccaccacctatatatatatatataaccacctcctcccatcaccaccgccacgcaccaccaccgaccaccaccaccactgaccacctcaaaccaccaccaccgccacctctatatatagcttaatttaaatcattaacaaaacaaaattaaaatcaaaattgtaacaaacccattacttgtcattcgtttttggttgaaaaaatgaaaagtaatcatcaaaatgagttgaaaatggaagttgcagagagaagttcggctaggaattatgtgaaaaactaagTCGAACaagccgaactcaactttaatggagttttttctttcagagaaaagtttggttacgtcgcaaaaaatttcctagccgaactttcagttcggttacgtcgcaatttttttcatttgtttttcccagccgaactttttgttcagttacgtcgcaattttttttctcctaacagaacttttctctgaaagaaaaaaccccATTGAAACTGTGTTCGACTTCCTGTGTTTTTAGAAatattagccgaactacacttgcagaagAGTTCGGCTAtctgttcttcaaatgtcgtaaccgaactttgttaaccaaaccgaaatcaatttgtagattgttcatttttaggaatgttttggccaattcaagcaccattaactaaattttAAGTATCCGTGAGTACCTAGAACACCATActcttgttgtggctcttaaagaaaaagatctaactttttttcttccaaaaccctcatcttcattatcatcttaatcttcttcttctccctctcaataattcttcttttgaaaaaagtcAAATTAGTagtttaatctcactaatcaatAATTAACTCACTGGCAATTTTATCACCAAGGACAAGTTTGGTATTAACAAAAATCTAAGATAAACGATGACTCAATTTTACTTCAAATatccaccaaaaaaaaaaaactagtagtCTCCCACCAAAATGGGctagtgcccaaaaaatcgttccccTTAAACCCACCGGTGACTTGCACATCCATTCCTCAAGGTCAAAACCTAGCTTCACCCCTGTCGTCACCTCTAACCCAAATTGGTCCTTGAAGTCTTCCATTCCTGTTAAAAACATACGAACCAGATCTATCCTTGTTCCGTCCGGTTCCGTCTGGAGGGTTTGTTAGTTCTAAGAAGGATATTGTGGTAATAATAGTAAAAGAAACAACCATTTTGGTAAATATACAAAACAATCCCACCAGGTGTGTGTATATAAACAAGATTTATAAGGTCTAGGGTTTCTTCTTTCTCTAGCGAGTAGCGGCTTAAAGGATCTTCTTTATCTCCCTCAAACCTTCATAGTTTTTAGGCGCAGCCGAAGAACTTCTATTCACTGCAATCATGGGGTAAGATTCTTTTCTTCACATggatgttgtttcttttacacttCTGAAACTAAATCTAGGGTTTTAGTGTTCTGTCACATTTTTAGATGATTTTGGTTTTAGATCTTCGATTCATGAGTTGGTTTTTTAGCTTTGAAGATGGAAATGCTCTTCTAATGTTAGGGTTACCTAAAAATTTCAGTAATAGTTGTTGTTTTTTAGTTTTGTGAATGACCGGTACATGATAAAATGTTAACATGGGGTTGAATCTGAATGTTTGATTTtaccattgttttgattgagttaGTTTAAAGGGTTTGAACAGTTATTATGAATCATACTAGAAATAGAAATCTGAAATTGTTCACTTCCAAAGATATTTGTATGGATTTCTTGATGTTTGTTTAACATAAATATGTACTTGATTATCATCGATTTGGAAGGCTTATGTTTGTGATACAGTTTTtcaatgtctttttttttgtacaTTATAGTTGCATATTTATTTAGAAGAAAAGGTTTGACAGGACTACTTATGTTATTGCTTATGTTAACTCTAATATCTGAATAGTTTACGAAATTCCATTAGGGATTTCAATTTGTTTACTTCCCTTGCTCATAAACAGGGATTGTTTTTTAAGCTTGATATATTTGATGGGCTTCAGTAGGTTGTATGGTTACTTATGAAATTTGTGAATGGGATACAGGAAGACTAGAGGTATGGGAGCTGGTCGCAAGCTCAAGTCTCACCGCAGAAGACAAAGATGGGCTGACAAGTCATACAAGAAATCCCATCTTGGAAACGAATGGAAGAAGCCATTTGCTGGTTCTTCTCATGCAAAGGGAATCGTTCTAGAGAAAATGTAAGATTagtattgattgctttattcTCTTTTTTGTGGATGTTTATATGAATTCGTTTGTCACTAGTGTCTGTTTGTCATTAGTGTTTACTTGATAAGCTGAATGTTAATATTCACCGAAGGCTGCTGCCACTTGAAGTCTATTTTAGCCTTCTAAGGTTTGATTTttttgggtcaaaatatgtaCCCTAATTTTAAGGGTATACTTATCAACAAAGAAGGGAACTAGCCTCAGAAGGTCAAAATATGCTTCGAGGGTCAGCACCTAAAGAATTGGTTACTGGTTCAATGGGTTTTGAGTTTAGTAGTAATCAGTTGTTTAAATCTTATGAATATTTAGTTTCTGTATTGGGTTTAGGCAATTATGAAATACTGACCAGGATCCTATCGAACCAGAAAAATTATAATATATCGGAAATATCTGCATATGCAACTTTGAGGAGTTGTGTAGTTCAGATGTGATATATTGTAGGAAGTTAATTGTTTCAAGATATCACTAGTTGACAAATATAAGCTGAATGAATGTTTAGCTTTTGTATTAGCTGAACTATCCTACAAATATAAGCTGAATGAATGTTTGTTTGCTTGTCACAGTGGTATTGAGGCTAAGCAGCCTAACTCTGCTATCAGAAAGTGTGCTAGAGTTCAATTGATCAAGAATGGAAAGAAGATTGCTGCTTTCGTGCCCAACGATGGTTGTTTGAACTACATTGAAGAAAATGTAAGTATATGTCAAGTGTCCAAGTTAAGTTATGATTTTTGACAAGCAATGGTTGTTAACATCtccctctttcttttcttttttggctaTGTAGGATGAAGTATTGATTGCTGGATTTGGACGTAAAGGACATGCCGTCGGAGATATTCCCGGAGTCAGGTTTAAGGTTGTGAAGGTCTCAGGAGTGTCCCTGTTGGCTTTGTTcaaggagaagaaggagaagcctaGATCTTAGATTAATTTAGAATGCTTGCATACTTCTCTAGGTATCTTTTTTAAAATGCATGAATGATCTCTTACAACTATTTAGTGGAAAATGGATTTGAACCATATCTGTTTATGCAGTTTTAATTTTGATCTTATTAAAGTTGTATTTTGTTGGAAGTAATGCAACACAGACAGCTTAGGTATTTTGTTCCCAGATATTTGTTTTCCCAACAAGCTTAGTTCGAGTTGATTATACCAATGTATGCTTTAGTTATCTATCGGGAGAAATCCCGTGTCTCACAGCCCCTGGGACCCACAGGAGCTTATGGGGGTGCCTATGGGTCCCATGGATCTCACGGGATCCCAGCCGTGGTGAGTGTAGAATTATCGTATTGGTTGAGACTTTTTTAGAGGTTTATTTATTTTCGATTCTAGCTTGAGCGGTAAAGACTGCAGACTGCAGTGTTTCCGTGCCCTTTTTAAGAGCTCTTGTAACTCTATTCATGAACTCTGAGATGCATGTCTACATTACTGCGTCTTAGTATGCCTACTTGTCTTGCAcatgtttctgttttttttctttttctttttgatggaaAGGGCATAATGTTATAATTTGCTTGGCACTTGGACACCAAGTTTTGGAGTAGTCATGATTGTTCCTTGAATACCGAAGTGCC
This portion of the Papaver somniferum cultivar HN1 chromosome 11, ASM357369v1, whole genome shotgun sequence genome encodes:
- the LOC113320372 gene encoding 40S ribosomal protein S23 isoform X1, with the translated sequence MGYRKTRGMGAGRKLKSHRRRQRWADKSYKKSHLGNEWKKPFAGSSHAKGIVLEKIGIEAKQPNSAIRKCARVQLIKNGKKIAAFVPNDGCLNYIEENDEVLIAGFGRKGHAVGDIPGVRFKVVKVSGVSLLALFKEKKEKPRS
- the LOC113320372 gene encoding 40S ribosomal protein S23 isoform X2, which codes for MGKTRGMGAGRKLKSHRRRQRWADKSYKKSHLGNEWKKPFAGSSHAKGIVLEKIGIEAKQPNSAIRKCARVQLIKNGKKIAAFVPNDGCLNYIEENDEVLIAGFGRKGHAVGDIPGVRFKVVKVSGVSLLALFKEKKEKPRS